One stretch of Oncorhynchus masou masou isolate Uvic2021 chromosome 9, UVic_Omas_1.1, whole genome shotgun sequence DNA includes these proteins:
- the LOC135545040 gene encoding olfactory receptor 11A1-like, with amino-acid sequence MENSTHYEVFRLAAYGDIGQLKYFYFTVVTVIYFVIILANTLLIGVICIERSLHEPMYVFLCALFVNQLYGSTGLFPALMFYLLSDTHDISLLYCYLQIYVLYTYAITEFCNLAVMSYDRYISICYPLQYNNIMTPKTICGLILVPQVYSFFLNAIVISLSLRLQFCGNILDRVYCDNYSVVKLACSNTMLNNIWGLVGTALSFSCSIFPTIYSYVRILQICLKSSKETKQKAFNTCTPHIASLLNFLFGCLFLILQGRYDTADLPPILRTILLVYFPICPPLFNPIMYGIRMVNIRQACKKFLGSYLKT; translated from the coding sequence ATGGAAAACTCTACTCACTATGAGGTCTTCAGGCTTGCTGCATACGGTGATATCGGACAATTGAAGTATTTCTACTTTACTGTAGTGACTGTAATATATTTTGTCATCATTCTTGCCAATACTTTACTTATTGGAGTTATCTGCATTGAAAGAAGCCTTCATGAACCCATGTATGTGTTTCTATGTGCTTTGTTTGTTAATCAGTTGTATGGGAGCACTGGTTTGTTTCCTGCTCTCATGTTTTACTTGCTGTCTGACACACATGATATTTCCCTTCTTTATTGTTATCTCCAGATTTATGTGTTGTACACATATGCTATAACAGAATTTTGTAATTTAGCAGTTATGTCCTATGACAGGTACATCTCTATTTGTTATCCTCTACAGTATAACAATATTATGACACCTAAAACCATTTGTGGCTTAATTCTAGTGCCCCAAGTGTATTCTTTTTTCCTCAATGCCATCGTTATCTCCCTGAGTTTGCGACTGCAATTTTGTGGTAACATTCTAGACAGAGTGTATTGTGACAACTACTCAGTCGTCAAGCTTGCCTGTTCAAATACTATGCTGAATAACATATGGGGTCTTGTTGGCACTGCGCTCTCTTTTTCTTGTAGTATATTTCCTACCATATACTCATATGTAAGAATTCTACAGATATGTTTAAAGTCTTCTAAAGAGACAAAACAGAAAGCATTTAACACCTGTACACCACATATAGCCTCTTTGCTGAACTTCTTATTTGGCTGTTTATTTTTGATTCTACAAGGCAGATATGATACTGCAGATCTTCCACCTATACTTCGCACTATTTTATTAGTTTATTTTCCAATATGTCCACCACTTTTCAATCCTATTATGTATGGCATTAGGATGGTTAATATTAGGCAGGCTTGTAAAAAGTTCCTAGGCAGTTACCTTAAAACATAA